One part of the Torulaspora delbrueckii CBS 1146 chromosome 8, complete genome genome encodes these proteins:
- the SNL1 gene encoding Snl1p (similar to Saccharomyces cerevisiae SNL1 (YIL016W); ancestral locus Anc_7.183) — MNCIIDFYRANLKPLVAQYAPDDSEVSSTLYMTGAAAIIVTAIIWRSLGISSSNRIKRQQAKKKDSKHKKDVKLEPLTFEKKIDNVRLRFNKEYKPGIDQLLENYDPADKDKVYQRNFYNEMLLKLLIELDGVELVEVQGERKIALKEQRKGVIREIQTHLKTLDKLI, encoded by the coding sequence ATGAATTGTATTATTGATTTTTACAGAGCCAATTTGAAACCTCTGGTTGCCCAATATGCGCCGGATGACTCAGAAGTCTCTAGCACTCTCTACATGACCGGTGCAGCTGCGATCATCGTAACAGCCATTATCTGGAGAAGTCTTGGAATTAGCTCAAGCAACCGTATTAAACGCCAGcaggccaagaagaaggactCGAAGCACAAGAAGGACGTGAAACTAGAGCCATTGacttttgagaagaagatcgatAATGTTCGCTTGAGATTCAACAAAGAGTACAAACCAGGTATAGACCAACTTCTGGAGAATTACGACCCCGCAGATAAGGATAAGGTTTATCAACGTAACTTTTACAATGAAATGCTGCTGAAACTACTAATTGAGTTGGACGGCGTTGAACTTGTCGAGGTACAGGGCGAGAGAAAGATCGCATTGAAGGAACAGCGTAAAGGTGTTATCAGAGAGATTCAGACACACTTAAAGACGCTAGACAAATTAATATAA
- the BAR1 gene encoding aspartyl protease BAR1 (similar to Saccharomyces cerevisiae BAR1 (YIL015W); ancestral locus Anc_7.182): MILFRFAYITLITNFFISLVYSTPTSVLKYSAGHLHIPIKKVDNLSKRKLQRRKSTEIDLQHESGIYYSAILEIGTSHQELPVLFDSGSSDMWVSSSSNPYCLESEGYVNQTYNGETVTPFIDCKALGTFDYNGSSSFERLDIGRFYIKYSDESFADGFWAKEKLRLNGIDISTLQFGVADYATVPVGGVLGIGFPRRESVKGYDDAPNEFYPNFPQVLKNEGVIGVAAYSMFLNEVSSDAGSILFGAVDPTKYTGSLYTFPMVNEYPNVVDKPATLAMTLQALGAKSDSSCKYKTFTTTKQAVLLDSGTTLMTAPPEIAEEMAFFCWGPTYNESEGIFYFDCPSDDDDTEFIFDFGDLKITLPLASLVISSSGDGHCGFGLTPASYSMTLGAIFLSSAYVVYDLDNYQISIAQAKWDGNPSQKSRVRIPKDGTIYGATKATATPWTTDEPVKVDYDMFEDHSSCIASQNETNQTSSESSSSMTSPVNSTSLSLQVSVTSTTADSQPTADQTSTTLDAEPSSIVFPDDNKAVTIVVTATTTVASSNMCQCTF; encoded by the coding sequence ATGATATTATTCAGATTCGCTTATATCACTTTAATaaccaacttcttcatttcgTTAGTTTATTCCACTCCTACATCGGTTCTGAAGTATAGTGCAGGTCATTTACATATACCGATTAAAAAGGTGGATAACTTATCGAAGAGAAAGCTCCAACGGCGTAAAAGTACTGAGATCGACTTACAGCATGAATCAGGAATTTATTACTCAGCGATACTTGAAATAGGTACTTCCCATCAAGAATTACCGGTTCTGTTTGACAGTGGATCCTCTGATATGTGGGTCTCTAGTTCTTCTAATCCCTACTGTCTCGAAAGCGAGGGATACGTCAATCAGACATATAATGGTGAGACAGTTACTCCTTTTATTGATTGTAAAGCTCTGGGGACTTTTGATTACAAtggttcatcatcattcgaACGGTTAGATATCGGACGCTTTTACATCAAATATAGCGATGAATCTTTTGCAGATGGATTTTGGgccaaagaaaaattgcGTCTCAATGGAATCGATATCTCAACCTTACAATTCGGTGTAGCAGATTACGCGACTGTGCCTGTTGGGGGTGTCCTGGGAATAGGTTTTCCTAGAAGGGAATCAGTTAAAGGGTATGATGATGCACCAAATGAATTCTACCCAAACTTCCCTCAAGTACTCAAAAATGAAGGTGTCATCGGTGTGGCTGCTTACTCTATGTTTCTAAATGAAGTAAGCTCAGATGCAGGATCCATACTATTTGGTGCAGTCGATCCAACAAAATACACCGGATCTCTTTATACTTTTCCAATGGTAAATGAGTATCCCAATGTGGTTGACAAGCCAGCAACTTTGGCAATGACATTACAAGCTCTTGGTGCTAAGAGCGACAGCAGTTGCAAATACAAAACTTTCACAACTACTAAACAAGCAGTGCTGTTGGACTCTGGTACCACACTGATGACTGCTCCACCAGAGATTGCCGAAGAAATGGCATTCTTTTGTTGGGGGCCGACGTATAATGAGAGCGAGGGTATCTTTTACTTCGACTGTCCTtccgatgatgatgacacAGAGTTCATATTTGACTTTGGAGACTTGAAGATCACTTTACCGCTGGCGAGCCTGGTTATATCGTCATCCGGGGACGGACACTGTGGATTTGGCTTGACACCTGCTTCTTATTCCATGACCTTGGGAGCTATTTTCCTCTCCTCTGCATATGTGGTTTATGACTTGGATAATTACCAAATATCAATAGCTCAGGCAAAATGGGATGGCAATCCCTCACAAAAGAGCCGCGTGAGAATCCCTAAAGATGGTACAATTTATGGGGCAACCAAGGCCACTGCCACTCCATGGACTACCGATGAGCCGGTAAAAGTGGACTATGACATGTTTGAAGATCATTCCTCATGCATAGCTTCGCAAAACGAAACAAATCAAACATCAAGTGagtcaagctcttcaatgacatcCCCCGTCAACTCTACCTCGTTATCATTGCAGGTCTCTGTGACG
- the VID28 gene encoding glucose-induced degradation complex subunit VID28 (similar to Saccharomyces cerevisiae VID28 (YIL017C); ancestral locus Anc_7.184): MGATREELRKLCDSLVGDQLAKVELLTSASPEFLDELVDFGVLSSLQDVKLDILFTVLHLDEYIRDELGELYIDMVAKIYDERTLASDLVANDPLINYKYVRLINLCVNFCPPCVYPYMASLQEGFVHLISRSLGGRQDDEEMYLKDLATITELSNFFLIEKDSLDPELLCHLEGLLKQIVDKYSYELHFSYAIRIKIAKTSSAAARYDPLSNKGIEMNNTVPNAVNIQNSMDRRLISLGLALYSTPTEAEHYSYNNMLSLWQDSHFCTFVTSMLKSGDINLRCSALAFLTHPYFVDHNTWDQKQRVKQILPYLVDCLNYQPLPWWFDPFDTLDSLIELYHMHEPLDNPVIIFLSKTNIMYGLLTLFADCLSLKQQSRSSLRSTTKFIKLCASFAAYDELYRSLLLEQKSLLHHLEFGMETHLKLLKDFLSHKQVIMDSCDKAEMLPPLYDSQLVVAWLLLLKSFSRSVSALRTSLKRNKLAELLLELLQTTYQVTQECGFAGKEFLSAEIDVMGITLGCICNFVVEFSNLQSFMLSNGIVDITGEILKPTIGTCLSAIHEFKANAVKTNALWVLRHLMYNCQNAEKLDLLSKIPMSTILEYINDPSWPVQEQCFQLIRNLTCNSRKVVNILLEKFKDIKFENDPKTSARIGRGTTYLFQFLARKIKLIDPTDIIQRKTLEGVLYIIVNLAAVNENKKELVIEQDEILSLLGDILSETRQKVERYGNDSKLKLASLWVLNNLLWNSTISNYTQYALEGYAPSQKDEAGSNQSPMSPFAGEGDINESMINDEEEDDEDEENNNDPDDDDDDEGNEFVHGSSSTTDLSRAANSAAIKRCKKLVDMGIYDLVKQNVFDESLSVREKARTLQYHMDMLLKENL; this comes from the coding sequence ATGGGTGCCACCAGGGAAGAGCTAAGGAAGCTCTGTGATTCGTTAGTTGGCGATCAGCTTGCAAAAGTCGAACTGCTCACATCTGCTTCGCCGGAGTTCCTGGATGAACTAGTTGATTTTGGAGTGCTTTCTTCGTTACAGGACGTGAAACTGGATATTCTCTTTACTGTATTACATCTGGATGAGTACATTAGAGATGAATTAGGGGAATTATACATCGATATGGTCGCTAAAATTTATGATGAGAGAACGCTAGCGAGCGATCTAGTGGCAAATGATCCTCTAATCAATTACAAGTACGTCAGGCTTATCAACCTGTGTGTAAATTTCTGCCCTCCATGTGTTTACCCTTATATGGCTTCTTTGCAGGAGGGATTCGTTCATTTGATAAGCCGATCTCTAGGTGGTAGgcaagatgatgaagaaatgtATCTAAAAGATTTGGCAACGATAACAGAGCTATCAAACTTTTTCCTGATTGAGAAGGACTCCTTAGACCCCGAATTGTTATGTCATTTGGAAGGTTTATTAAAACAGATTGTCGACAAATATTCGTATGAACTCCATTTTAGTTATGCTATCCGTATCAAGATTGCTAAGACGTCTTCAGCGGCTGCTAGATATGATCCGCTCAGTAATAAGGGCATCGAGATGAATAACACGGTGCCCAATGCTGTGAACAtacaaaattcaatggATCGTAGGTTGATTTCGTTGGGTTTAGCACTCTATTCCACACCAACGGAAGCGGAACACTACTCATACAATAACATGTTGTCTTTGTGGCAAGATTCACATTTTTGCACTTTTGTCACCAGTATGTTGAAGAGCGGAGACATCAACCTCAGATGTTCGGCGTTGGCTTTCTTAACCCATCCCTATTTCGTCGACCATAACACTTGGGATCAGAAACAACGTGTGAAGCAGATTTTACCTTACTTGGTTGACTGCCTCAATTATCAGCCTTTGCCCTGGTGGTTCGACCCATTCGACACTTTAGATTCCCTGATCGAATTATACCATATGCATGAACCTCTGGACAATCCAGTGATCATCTTCTTATCAAAAACGAATATAATGTATGGATTACTGACGCTTTTCGCTGACTGTCTGTCGCTAAAGCAACAAAGCAGGTCTTCTTTAAGATCTACAACGAAGTTCATTAAACTATGTGCATCATTTGCCGCATATGACGAGCTATACAGATCCTTGTTGCTGGAACAAAAATCCCTTCTGCATCATCTGGAATTTGGCATGGAGACACATTTAAAGCTACTGAAAGATTTCTTATCACACAAACAGGTTATCATGGACTCATGTGATAAAGCAGAGATGTTACCGCCTCTTTATGATAGCCAGTTGGTTGTCGCTTGGTTACTGCTATTGAAATCATTCTCTAGGAGTGTCTCAGCGTTACGTACGTCGCTAAAGAGGAACAAATTAGCAGAATTGTTACTTGAACTCTTGCAGACCACTTATCAAGTCACTCAGGAATGTGGCTTTGCTGGCAAAGAATTTTTAAGCGCTGAAATAGACGTCATGGGCATCACACTCGGCTGTATTTGTAACTTTGTCGTGGAGTTCTCCAACTTACAATCGTTCATGTTGAGTAATGGTATCGTTGACATTACGggagaaattttgaagccCACAATAGGTACATGCCTCTCCGCTATTCATGAGTTCAAGGCGAACGCGGTCAAAACCAATGCCCTTTGGGTACTCAGACACCTGATGTACAATTGTCAAAATGCAGAGAAGTTGGATCTTCTCTCGAAAATTCCGATGTCTACAATTCTAGAGTATATCAATGATCCAAGCTGGCCGGTACAAGAGCAATGTTTCCAACTAATAAGAAACCTAACATGTAACTCTAGAAAAGTGGTGAACATCCTTCTGGAGAAGTTCAAGGACATAAAGTTTGAAAACGATCCAAAGACGTCTGCTCGAATTGGTCGTGGAACGACATacctttttcaattcctAGCCAGGAAGATCAAACTCATTGACCCCACTGATATCATTCAAAGGAAGACTTTGGAAGGTGTGCTCTACATAATCGTTAATTTAGCTGCGGTCAATgaaaacaagaaagaaCTGGTCATAGAACAGGACGAGATCCTAAGCCTTCTCGGTGACATACTGTCCGAGACCCGGCAAAAGGTCGAACGTTATGGTAACGATAGCAAACTAAAGCTGGCAAGCTTATGGGTACTAAACAATCTATTGTGGAACTCGACCATCTCTAACTACACTCAATATGCACTCGAAGGCTACGCCCCTTCGCAGAAAGATGAAGCAGGTAGCAACCAAAGCCCCATGTCACCCTTTGCTGGCGAAGGAGACATCAATGAGAGTATGAtaaatgatgaagaagaagacgacgaagatgaagaaaataataaCGACCctgacgatgatgacgacgaCGAGGGTAACGAATTTGTTCACGGATCGTCCTCCACAACCGATTTAAGCAGGGCAGCCAACAGTGCAGCAATCAAGAGGTGTAAGAAATTAGTCGATATGGGCATATACGACCTGGTGAAGCAAAATGTTTTCGACGAGTCGCTGTCAGTCAGAGAAAAGGCCCGCACTTTACAGTACCACATGGACATGCTCCTGAAGGAGAATTTATAG